Proteins from one Xiphophorus hellerii strain 12219 chromosome 8, Xiphophorus_hellerii-4.1, whole genome shotgun sequence genomic window:
- the c21h18orf32 gene encoding UPF0729 protein C18orf32 homolog, with protein sequence MVCIPCIVIPVLLWVYKRFLEPIIYPVISPFIQAFWNKKAVTDTNTDQKGSENSNGTYKPQSNGEVTANGATIAADKKTD encoded by the exons ATGGTGTGCATTCCCTGCATTGTGATTCCTGTCCTGTTGTGGGTCTATAAGAGGTTCCTTGAACCCATCATCTACCCTGTTATTTCACCCTTCATTCAAGCGTTCTGGAACAAAAAAGCTGTAACAGACACAAACACTGATCAGAAAGGCAGTGAAAATAGCAATGGGACTTACAAG CCCCAAAGCAACGGTGAGGTGACTGCGAATGGAGCTACTATAGCAGCTGATAAGAAGACAGACTGA
- the rad1 gene encoding cell cycle checkpoint protein RAD1 isoform X1 — MPLSTQSQSQNEQYVLVANLDNARNLSNILKAITCKDHAIFTATANGLKVTVEDSKCMQANAFIQADIFQEFTLKEDMVIFQVNLTVLLDCLNIFGGSTAAGASTALRMCYMGYGHPLTLFLEEGGVVTVCKINTQEPEEPIDFEFSSSNVTNKVILQSESLKEAFSELDMTSEVLQITMSPSQPYFRLSTFGNSGNAHYDYSKDSDMMELFQCSTTQTNRYKMSLLKPSTKALAISCKVSVRTDSRGLLSLQYLVRNDDGQICFVEYFCCPDEEVEEE, encoded by the exons ATGCCTCTGTCCACGCAATCTCAAAGTCAAAATGAACAGTATGTTCTGGTAGCCAACTTGGATAACGCTCGCAATCTCTCCAATATCCTGAAAGCCATCACTTGCAAGGACCACGCCATCTTCACAGCAACAGCAAACGGCCTGAAGGTCACAGTGGAGGACAGCAAATGCATGCAAGCCAATGCCTTCATTCag GCAGATATCTTTCAAGAGTTCACATTAAAAGAAGATATGGTTATTTTTCAAGTTAATCTTACTGTCCTGCTCGACTGCCTGAATATCTTTGGAGGAAGCACAGCAG CAGGAGCATCAACGGCTCTGCGAATGTGCTACATGGGGTATGGTCATCCTCTGACATTGTTCCTGGAGGAGGGTGGTGTAGTGACTGTCTGCAAAATTAACACACAAGAACCAGAAGAACCAATTGATTTTGAGTTCTCCAGCTCCAATGTCACAAACAAG GTCATTCTTCAGTCAGAGAGTCTAAAGGAAGCCTTTTCTGAACTGGACATGACCAGCGAGGTGCTGCAGATCACCATGTCCCCCAGCCAGCCGTACTTCAG GTTGTCCACATTTGGAAACTCTGGAAATGCTCATTATGATTACTCCAAGGATTCAGATATGATGGAGCTTTTTCAGTGCAGCACGACACAAACCAATAG ATACAAGATGTCCTTACTAAAGCCGTCCACCAAAGCCTTGGCTATATCCTGTAAAGTCTCAGTGAGGACAGACAGCAGGGGCCTTCTTTCTTTGCAGTACCTGGTCAGGAATGACGATGGTCAGATCTGCTTTGTGGAATATTTCTGTTGTCCTGATGA
- the rad1 gene encoding cell cycle checkpoint protein RAD1 isoform X2, which yields MPLSTQSQSQNEQYVLVANLDNARNLSNILKAITCKDHAIFTATANGLKVTVEDSKCMQANAFIQADIFQEFTLKEDMVIFQVNLTVLLDCLNIFGGSTAGASTALRMCYMGYGHPLTLFLEEGGVVTVCKINTQEPEEPIDFEFSSSNVTNKVILQSESLKEAFSELDMTSEVLQITMSPSQPYFRLSTFGNSGNAHYDYSKDSDMMELFQCSTTQTNRYKMSLLKPSTKALAISCKVSVRTDSRGLLSLQYLVRNDDGQICFVEYFCCPDEEVEEE from the exons ATGCCTCTGTCCACGCAATCTCAAAGTCAAAATGAACAGTATGTTCTGGTAGCCAACTTGGATAACGCTCGCAATCTCTCCAATATCCTGAAAGCCATCACTTGCAAGGACCACGCCATCTTCACAGCAACAGCAAACGGCCTGAAGGTCACAGTGGAGGACAGCAAATGCATGCAAGCCAATGCCTTCATTCag GCAGATATCTTTCAAGAGTTCACATTAAAAGAAGATATGGTTATTTTTCAAGTTAATCTTACTGTCCTGCTCGACTGCCTGAATATCTTTGGAGGAAGCACAGCAG GAGCATCAACGGCTCTGCGAATGTGCTACATGGGGTATGGTCATCCTCTGACATTGTTCCTGGAGGAGGGTGGTGTAGTGACTGTCTGCAAAATTAACACACAAGAACCAGAAGAACCAATTGATTTTGAGTTCTCCAGCTCCAATGTCACAAACAAG GTCATTCTTCAGTCAGAGAGTCTAAAGGAAGCCTTTTCTGAACTGGACATGACCAGCGAGGTGCTGCAGATCACCATGTCCCCCAGCCAGCCGTACTTCAG GTTGTCCACATTTGGAAACTCTGGAAATGCTCATTATGATTACTCCAAGGATTCAGATATGATGGAGCTTTTTCAGTGCAGCACGACACAAACCAATAG ATACAAGATGTCCTTACTAAAGCCGTCCACCAAAGCCTTGGCTATATCCTGTAAAGTCTCAGTGAGGACAGACAGCAGGGGCCTTCTTTCTTTGCAGTACCTGGTCAGGAATGACGATGGTCAGATCTGCTTTGTGGAATATTTCTGTTGTCCTGATGA